The Aurantiacibacter gangjinensis genome includes a region encoding these proteins:
- a CDS encoding copper chaperone PCu(A)C: protein MNKKTILAAAPVLGTALALAACAEETAEPVVENTDCVEGIQVTDGWLASPAIPGDPAAVYFTIENTSDRNRMISGADVLGASSAMLHQTSEWNYEASMSELMQLDVPAGETIEFNPETYHVMAMDTDPTLEVGAETETTLTFVGGDKCSFPVEIRAAGDAPGADEEAGS from the coding sequence ATGAATAAGAAGACCATTCTGGCAGCTGCACCCGTGCTCGGCACCGCCCTTGCGCTGGCCGCTTGCGCAGAGGAAACGGCAGAGCCTGTCGTCGAAAATACCGATTGCGTTGAAGGTATCCAGGTGACGGATGGGTGGCTCGCCAGCCCGGCCATTCCGGGCGATCCTGCGGCGGTCTATTTCACGATCGAGAATACCAGCGATCGAAACCGTATGATCAGCGGCGCCGATGTGCTTGGCGCGTCCAGCGCAATGCTGCACCAGACCAGCGAATGGAATTACGAGGCCTCGATGAGCGAACTGATGCAATTGGATGTGCCTGCCGGCGAAACCATCGAATTCAACCCCGAGACTTATCACGTCATGGCAATGGACACCGATCCCACGCTTGAAGTTGGTGCCGAGACCGAAACGACGCTCACCTTCGTCGGCGGTGACAAGTGCAGCTTCCCGGTCGAAATCCGCGCTGCGGGCGATGCTCCGGGCGCAGACGAGGAAGCCGGAAGCTAG
- the rdgB gene encoding RdgB/HAM1 family non-canonical purine NTP pyrophosphatase: protein MSRALGGGKLVIATHNAGKLKEIAKLLEPYGPDCISAGSLGLPEPPETGKTFVENSLIKARAAAEASGLPALADDSGLSVAALDGRPGVYTADWAERQWFEGEPGRDWYMAMGKVEGLLQGKGPDTARDCWFSCVLALAWPDGEHTVYEGRANGKLTWPPRGTMGFGYDPVFVPEGRDVTFAELEPVEKHAISHRADAFAKLVADQFGG, encoded by the coding sequence GTGAGCCGCGCTTTAGGCGGCGGTAAACTGGTGATTGCCACGCATAATGCGGGCAAGCTGAAAGAGATCGCCAAACTGCTGGAGCCATACGGGCCGGATTGCATCTCCGCCGGCTCGCTGGGTCTGCCGGAGCCTCCGGAAACCGGGAAGACGTTTGTCGAGAACTCCCTGATCAAAGCGCGTGCAGCGGCGGAGGCGTCTGGCCTGCCCGCGCTGGCTGACGATAGCGGATTGTCCGTCGCGGCACTCGATGGAAGGCCCGGCGTCTACACTGCCGACTGGGCGGAGCGGCAATGGTTCGAGGGCGAGCCGGGCCGCGACTGGTATATGGCGATGGGCAAAGTCGAGGGGCTATTGCAAGGCAAAGGGCCGGACACCGCGCGCGATTGCTGGTTCAGCTGCGTGCTGGCGCTGGCATGGCCCGATGGCGAGCACACCGTCTATGAAGGCAGGGCGAACGGCAAGCTCACCTGGCCCCCACGCGGCACCATGGGCTTCGGCTACGATCCCGTCTTCGTGCCGGAGGGACGCGATGTAACCTTCGCCGAGCTGGAGCCTGTGGAGAAGCACGCCATCAGCCACCGCGCCGATGCCTTTGCAAAGTTGGTGGCAGACCAGTTCGGCGGCTGA
- a CDS encoding CAP domain-containing protein, which produces MQKHKVALAAAIASVFAVVALAMPPAAEAQRINPFAEDLLEAHNDARDEVGVPRLAWSNRLAREAHDWAQHLAREGRMIHADRDQRGGAGENLWMGSAGYYGADIMVGGFVAEQQHFRNGEFPQVSTTGTWRDVGHYTQVIWRDTQELGCAVARGQTNDFLVCRYFPAGNVYNQRVY; this is translated from the coding sequence ATGCAAAAACACAAGGTCGCTCTTGCCGCCGCCATCGCTTCTGTCTTCGCCGTCGTTGCGCTTGCCATGCCGCCTGCGGCAGAGGCGCAGCGCATTAATCCCTTCGCGGAGGATCTGCTCGAAGCGCATAACGACGCGCGTGATGAAGTCGGCGTGCCGCGGCTTGCCTGGAGCAATCGCCTGGCGCGAGAGGCGCATGACTGGGCGCAGCACCTCGCCCGCGAAGGCCGGATGATCCACGCCGATCGCGACCAGAGAGGCGGCGCGGGCGAGAACCTGTGGATGGGCAGCGCCGGATATTACGGCGCGGACATAATGGTCGGCGGCTTCGTTGCCGAGCAGCAGCATTTCCGCAATGGCGAGTTCCCGCAAGTTTCGACCACCGGGACCTGGCGCGATGTCGGGCACTATACGCAGGTCATCTGGCGCGACACGCAGGAGCTTGGCTGTGCGGTAGCGCGCGGGCAGACGAATGACTTTCTCGTCTGTCGCTACTTCCCGGCGGGGAATGTCTATAACCAGCGGGTGTATTGA
- the rph gene encoding ribonuclease PH, producing MRPSGRAPDEMRAITIETGFTKHAEGSCLISFGDTRVLCTASVEKSVPPWMRNKGTGWVTGEYSMLPRATHTRGSREAAKGKQSGRTQEIQRLIGRSLRAVCDMQKLGERQITLDCDVIQADGGTRTAAISGAWVALRLAVNSLMASGAIKDDPLTAKIAAVSCGIYNGTPVLDLDYDEDSNADADANFVLIEGGRIAEVQATAEGATYDEEGLLRLLRLAQMGCGEIFKAQEEAVK from the coding sequence ATGCGACCTTCCGGCCGTGCGCCCGACGAAATGCGCGCCATTACTATCGAAACCGGCTTCACTAAGCATGCCGAGGGCAGCTGCCTCATCAGCTTTGGCGATACGCGCGTGCTGTGCACGGCCAGCGTAGAGAAAAGCGTGCCGCCGTGGATGCGCAATAAGGGGACCGGCTGGGTTACCGGTGAATATTCCATGCTACCCCGCGCTACACATACGCGTGGGTCTCGCGAAGCGGCAAAGGGCAAGCAAAGTGGTCGCACACAGGAAATCCAGCGCCTGATCGGTCGCAGCCTTCGCGCTGTTTGCGACATGCAAAAGCTGGGCGAACGGCAGATTACGCTCGATTGCGACGTCATCCAGGCCGATGGCGGCACCCGCACTGCGGCCATTTCCGGCGCATGGGTCGCCCTGCGGCTCGCTGTGAACAGCCTCATGGCATCGGGAGCGATCAAAGACGATCCGCTGACGGCGAAAATCGCAGCTGTTTCCTGCGGTATCTACAATGGCACGCCGGTACTCGATCTTGACTACGACGAGGACAGCAATGCCGATGCGGACGCCAACTTTGTGCTGATCGAAGGCGGCCGGATCGCCGAGGTGCAAGCCACCGCCGAAGGTGCGACCTATGACGAGGAAGGCCTGCTACGACTGCTGCGGCTGGCACAGATGGGCTGCGGCGAGATTTTCAAGGCGCAGGAAGAGGCGGTAAAGTGA
- the hrcA gene encoding heat-inducible transcriptional repressor HrcA encodes MVSPPISELTARARDIFRLVVEDYLESGQPVGSKTLAQRGEVNLSPASIRSVLSELEQFGLLAAPHTSAGRMPTDLGLRLFVDGIMQVGEPTRQERAAIEQQLSSPGPIEEALENTSAMLSSLSGAAGMVMVPQREGQLSQINLVPLDATRALAVLVGEDGHVENRVLDLSSAIGASTLQQASNFINAHLSGRTLSEAARLMQREIAAGKSALGDASRSLVEQGIATWSEDAAKRPVLIVRGASNLLDESAMSDLDRVRQLLDDLENKQSVAQLLEDARDADSTRIFIGAENRLFALSGSSVIASPYRDREGRVVGVLGVIGPTRLNYARVVPMVDFTARSLGKRIG; translated from the coding sequence ATGGTGTCTCCGCCCATCTCCGAACTTACTGCCCGCGCGCGCGACATTTTCCGCTTGGTGGTGGAGGACTACCTCGAAAGCGGCCAGCCCGTCGGCTCCAAGACACTGGCGCAGCGGGGAGAGGTGAACCTGTCGCCGGCCTCTATCCGGTCGGTCCTGAGCGAGCTGGAGCAATTCGGCCTGCTGGCGGCCCCGCACACCAGCGCCGGGCGCATGCCGACCGATCTCGGTCTACGCCTGTTTGTCGACGGCATCATGCAGGTCGGCGAACCCACTCGGCAGGAGCGCGCCGCTATCGAGCAGCAACTCTCTTCACCTGGTCCTATCGAGGAGGCGTTGGAGAATACCAGCGCCATGCTCTCCAGCCTTTCGGGCGCGGCAGGCATGGTGATGGTACCGCAGCGCGAGGGACAGCTGTCGCAGATCAATCTCGTGCCGTTGGACGCCACCCGCGCGCTCGCCGTGCTGGTTGGCGAGGACGGCCATGTCGAGAATCGCGTGCTCGACCTGTCATCCGCGATCGGTGCCAGCACGCTGCAACAGGCCAGCAATTTCATCAATGCGCATCTCTCCGGGAGAACGCTGAGCGAGGCCGCGCGTCTGATGCAGCGGGAGATTGCGGCCGGCAAGAGCGCGTTGGGCGATGCCAGCCGCAGCCTCGTGGAGCAGGGCATAGCGACCTGGAGCGAGGATGCAGCGAAGCGGCCCGTGCTGATCGTGCGCGGAGCGTCCAACCTGCTCGATGAAAGCGCGATGAGCGATCTCGACCGCGTGCGCCAGCTGCTCGATGATCTGGAAAACAAGCAATCGGTGGCCCAATTGCTGGAAGACGCGCGCGATGCCGACAGCACGCGCATCTTTATCGGCGCGGAAAACCGTCTATTCGCGCTTTCCGGTTCGTCGGTCATCGCGTCACCCTATCGCGACCGAGAGGGAAGGGTGGTCGGCGTGCTGGGCGTGATCGGTCCGACGCGGTTGAATTACGCGCGGGTTGTTCCCATGGTGGATTTCACAGCCCGGTCCCTGGGCAAGAGAATTGGTTAG
- the grpE gene encoding nucleotide exchange factor GrpE: MIDNEKDRDEAVEKELEGVPEEFLDDGQDDDEGEGADDAIASLKADLEAAKQDVLYARAETQNVRRRMEKDITDARAYAATGFARDMLGVADNLQRAVDAIAPELREDDKFKGLVAGIEATLRELEKNFAQHGITRIAAMGLPLDPNQHQAMMEVPTDDAEPGTIVQEMQAGYMIKDRLLRPSMVGVARKPD; this comes from the coding sequence ATGATCGACAATGAAAAAGACCGTGACGAAGCGGTCGAAAAAGAACTCGAAGGCGTGCCCGAAGAATTTCTGGACGACGGGCAGGATGACGATGAAGGAGAGGGTGCGGACGATGCCATCGCTTCGCTGAAAGCCGATCTGGAAGCTGCCAAGCAGGATGTGCTCTACGCTCGCGCCGAGACGCAGAATGTCCGCCGCCGGATGGAGAAAGACATTACCGATGCGCGCGCTTATGCCGCGACAGGCTTTGCCCGCGACATGCTGGGCGTCGCCGACAATTTGCAGCGCGCGGTGGATGCCATTGCGCCCGAACTACGCGAAGACGACAAGTTCAAAGGGCTGGTCGCCGGTATTGAAGCGACGCTGCGGGAACTGGAAAAGAACTTTGCCCAGCACGGCATCACGCGCATCGCGGCGATGGGACTGCCCCTCGATCCGAATCAGCACCAGGCCATGATGGAAGTGCCGACAGACGATGCAGAACCCGGCACGATCGTGCAGGAGATGCAGGCTGGCTACATGATCAAGGACAGGTTGCTGCGGCCCAGCATGGTGGGCGTGGCGCGCAAGCCCGACTAG
- a CDS encoding tyrosine recombinase XerC — MSIGALLNEWREHLESARRRSPHTVRAYVATAERLLLAQGLSDWDAIATIGTRDLRSHLAARRAEGINNASAARELSALKAFIAFAREKTGAEPGSGPRLRGPRIKKGLPRPVTPDEAVNMVDLVGQSAKSDWTGKRDAAVLLLMYGAGLRIAEALSLTADQVPLSETLVVTGKGNKQRVVPMIAIIRDAVAAYVAACPHDLRDGEPLFRGVRGGPLSQGAVQKAMARVRTALGLPSTATPHALRHSFATHLLSAGADLRSLQELLGHASLGSTQIYTQVDAARMLDAYRSAHPREGD; from the coding sequence GTGAGTATTGGCGCGCTTCTGAATGAGTGGCGCGAACACCTCGAAAGCGCACGGCGGCGCAGCCCGCATACGGTGCGGGCCTATGTCGCCACGGCCGAGCGGCTGCTGCTCGCACAGGGCCTGAGCGACTGGGATGCCATCGCCACTATCGGCACGCGCGATCTTCGCAGCCACCTTGCTGCCCGCCGCGCGGAAGGGATCAACAATGCCAGTGCAGCGCGGGAGCTGTCGGCGCTCAAAGCCTTTATCGCCTTTGCGCGGGAGAAAACCGGCGCAGAGCCCGGCAGCGGACCCCGTCTTCGCGGGCCGCGCATCAAGAAAGGCCTGCCCCGCCCCGTGACGCCGGATGAGGCGGTCAATATGGTCGACCTGGTGGGGCAATCCGCCAAAAGCGACTGGACCGGCAAGCGCGATGCCGCCGTGCTGTTGCTGATGTACGGTGCGGGCCTGCGCATTGCTGAGGCGCTGTCTCTCACCGCCGATCAAGTGCCTCTGAGTGAGACACTGGTCGTGACCGGCAAGGGCAACAAGCAACGCGTCGTCCCGATGATTGCGATCATCCGCGATGCGGTGGCCGCCTATGTCGCAGCGTGCCCGCACGATTTGCGCGATGGCGAACCGCTGTTTCGCGGCGTGCGCGGCGGGCCGCTGTCGCAAGGCGCGGTGCAGAAGGCGATGGCAAGAGTCCGCACGGCGCTGGGCCTGCCATCGACGGCGACACCGCACGCATTGCGCCATTCCTTCGCCACCCATTTGCTGTCGGCGGGTGCCGATTTACGCAGCCTGCAGGAATTGCTCGGCCACGCCAGCCTCGGCTCGACGCAAATCTACACGCAGGTCGACGCAGCCAGGATGCTGGACGCCTATCGCAGCGCCCATCCGCGCGAAGGGGATTAG
- a CDS encoding OmpW/AlkL family protein, giving the protein MKASLYLAAAAASLAVAAPAAAQDADRTGDIQVRVLATAVLPDGEINNVDFDDFGLPANSQTEASDNITPTASIEYFISNNFSLETIAGVSQHDVDGVGGLAGLEVVSDAQLIPATLTAKYHVDLAPGVKPYIGAGPAYFIWFNDDAGAGITPLGVTDADLSNEFGVALQAGVDFAFADSGFGISLDAKRYFIDTTATFSANGTDVFATDHTLDPWVLSAGVNFTF; this is encoded by the coding sequence ATGAAAGCCTCTCTTTACCTGGCTGCAGCAGCGGCCTCGCTCGCGGTAGCAGCGCCTGCTGCGGCACAGGATGCCGACCGCACCGGCGATATCCAGGTTCGTGTACTTGCCACGGCAGTCCTGCCGGACGGCGAGATCAACAATGTCGATTTCGATGACTTCGGTTTGCCGGCAAACAGCCAGACCGAAGCGAGCGACAACATCACGCCGACCGCCTCCATCGAGTATTTCATCAGCAACAATTTCTCGCTGGAAACGATTGCCGGTGTCTCGCAGCATGATGTCGACGGTGTCGGCGGCCTTGCCGGTCTCGAAGTCGTGTCGGATGCGCAGCTGATCCCGGCTACTCTGACGGCAAAGTACCATGTCGATCTGGCACCGGGCGTGAAGCCCTATATCGGTGCAGGCCCTGCCTATTTCATCTGGTTCAACGATGATGCCGGCGCTGGCATTACGCCGCTTGGCGTGACCGATGCCGATCTCAGCAACGAATTTGGCGTCGCGCTTCAGGCGGGTGTCGATTTTGCGTTCGCCGATAGCGGCTTCGGTATCTCGCTGGATGCGAAGCGCTATTTCATCGATACCACAGCAACGTTCTCCGCCAATGGCACGGACGTTTTCGCGACCGATCACACCCTCGACCCGTGGGTGCTGAGCGCCGGCGTGAACTTCACGTTCTGA
- the hemW gene encoding radical SAM family heme chaperone HemW, with the protein MARALYIHWPFCLAKCPYCDFNSHVRDSVDADAWQAALLADLRHEANLAGGETLTSIFFGGGTPSLMPPRLVATLLHEAEKLWGFAPDIEITLEANPSSVEAANFAALAAAGVNRVSLGMQSLDDQALRFLARLHNAEEGLKAVKTGQNVFKRVSFDLIYALPDQTEAAWREQLLRALDFGTSHLSLYQLTIEPGTRFATDVRTGGFTPLDDDCAADLFELTQEMTRAAGLPSYEISNHAAPGEESRHNLTYWRYQDYVGIGPGAHGRRGGLATLRHRKPENWLAAVNRNGHGLKEERAPGAAEQASEALLMGLRLAEGVDLTALSARFGLPEAALIDPRKLQQFKELRLISRTGSRIAVTEAGMPLLDAILPQLVADSLVAA; encoded by the coding sequence ATGGCGCGCGCCCTCTATATCCACTGGCCCTTCTGCCTCGCCAAGTGCCCTTATTGCGACTTCAATTCGCATGTTCGGGACAGCGTGGACGCCGATGCCTGGCAGGCGGCGTTGCTGGCAGACTTGCGGCATGAGGCGAACCTCGCTGGCGGCGAGACGCTCACTTCGATCTTCTTCGGCGGCGGCACGCCTTCGCTGATGCCTCCTCGCCTTGTCGCAACATTGCTTCATGAGGCTGAAAAGCTTTGGGGTTTCGCTCCTGACATTGAGATTACGCTGGAGGCCAACCCCTCCTCCGTTGAAGCCGCAAACTTTGCCGCCCTGGCTGCCGCAGGCGTCAATCGCGTATCGCTGGGTATGCAATCGCTGGACGATCAGGCGCTTCGCTTTCTCGCACGACTGCATAATGCCGAAGAGGGCCTGAAAGCGGTCAAGACGGGCCAGAACGTGTTCAAGCGGGTGTCGTTCGATCTCATCTACGCCCTCCCCGACCAGACCGAGGCTGCATGGCGCGAACAGCTTCTCCGAGCGCTCGACTTCGGCACTTCGCACCTCTCGCTCTACCAACTGACCATCGAACCGGGCACGCGTTTTGCAACCGATGTGCGAACTGGCGGCTTCACCCCGCTCGACGATGATTGCGCGGCCGATCTCTTCGAACTGACGCAGGAGATGACCCGCGCTGCCGGGCTGCCGTCCTATGAGATCAGCAACCACGCCGCGCCGGGTGAGGAAAGTCGCCACAATCTCACCTATTGGCGATATCAGGACTATGTCGGCATCGGCCCCGGCGCGCATGGCAGGCGTGGCGGCTTGGCGACGCTCCGCCATCGCAAGCCCGAGAACTGGCTCGCGGCAGTCAATCGCAACGGTCACGGTCTGAAGGAAGAGCGCGCGCCCGGGGCGGCAGAGCAGGCGTCCGAAGCGCTGTTGATGGGTTTGCGATTGGCAGAAGGTGTCGATCTTACTGCGCTTTCCGCGCGGTTCGGTCTGCCTGAGGCTGCGCTGATTGACCCGCGAAAACTGCAGCAATTCAAAGAATTGAGGCTGATCTCTCGCACAGGTTCTCGGATTGCCGTGACCGAAGCCGGAATGCCGCTGCTCGATGCCATCCTGCCCCAACTCGTAGCGGATTCGCTGGTCGCGGCGTGA